A single Tachypleus tridentatus isolate NWPU-2018 chromosome 9, ASM421037v1, whole genome shotgun sequence DNA region contains:
- the LOC143225005 gene encoding cAMP-dependent protein kinase type I-alpha regulatory subunit-like isoform X3, with amino-acid sequence MSKEAANKAIQQKSAVPCDEKEDELSPMPNIAPPQRGRRGAVVPKDYKTMAALSKAIHQNVLFAHLDDNELSDIFDAMFPVVHNASEVIIHQGDEGDNFYVIDQGEVEVSLNCYIDFLITVFKC; translated from the exons GAGGCAGCAAATAAAGCAATTCAGCAAAAATCGGCCGTTCCTTGTGATGAGAAAGAAGACGAACTCTCTCCAATGCCTAATATAGCTCCACCACAACGGGGTCGACGAGGGGCT GTTGTGCCAAAAGACTACAAGACTATGGCAGCTCTTTCTAAAGCTATTCATCAGAATGTTTTATTTGCTCATTTAGATGATAATGAACTAAG TGACATCTTTGATGCCATGTTTCCCGTGGTTCATAATGCTTCAGAAGTCATAATTCATCAAGGAGATGAAGGTGATAACTTTTATGTTATTGATCAAGGAGAAGTTGAGGTATCTCTTAATTGTTATATAGATTTCTTAATAACAGTGTTTAAATGTTAG